CACTTTCACAAAGTGTGTGAATGCAGCCTTGGCTCCTCTGTGACTCCAGAGAATCCACATACTCAATTATATCGATGATTGGTTGATTCTAGCTCAACTGGAGCAGTTGGAAGTTCGGCATCGAGATGTCGTTCTCGCCCACATGAAAGAGCTGAGGTTAAGGACTAAACCCGGAGTATAGTGTTCTTTCTCTACttcagagaaccacttatctgggcATGGTGTGGTCACCATCTCACATGGCACATCAATTGCCTGGaaatgctggccgtgtttctaGCGCTGAAACAATTTCTTCCGGACCTAAGAGATCGCCATGTGTCGGTGCGCACTGacaacacagcggtggtctCTTACATAAACCACCCCTTTACaggctggcgcaccagatccttgtgtagTCCCAGGGGACACTCCTCTCACGGAGAGCAGTTCACATCCTTGGGCATCTCAATGTGGGAGCAGACGtcctgtcgagacaggggccAAGGCCTGGGGAATGGATGCTTtaccccgaggtggtgaagcagatttggagaatttTTGGCCAGGCTTAGGTGGACCTCTTTGCGACACAGGAGAATGCGCAATGACCTCCTCTGgagctggatgccatggtacagacaTGCCCAAGGCTGTGTCTATAAGCTTTTACAGAAACTGTACACTATTAAGTGGAAGCTTTTCATGTCTTGGTGCGGAGATTGCCAACttgacccagttaactgcccagttggctCAGTGCTGGAGTTTCCGCAGACTTGACTCTCCGCTGGATTAACCCACTCCACAGAACTGCCCTGTGGAGGAAGGGGGACCAACTTCTCATTTGCTATGGTCCCCTCAAGAAAGGTCTTCCGGCTATAAAGCAAACTCTCAGCCAGTGGCTGGTGGATGCCATTCTTGTCGCCTATGAGTCCTCTGGTCTCCCCTTGCCTCTGGGGCTCAAGGCTCACTCCACCAGAAGTGTGGCAGCCTCCAAGGCCTTCCTCTCAGGTGTCCCTATGCAGGACATCTGCAACGTTGTGGGTTGGACCACGCCCCTCACCTTCGTTAGGTTCTATGGCCTTGATATGCAAGCCActcctggctcttctgtcctCTCACCCTAATCCACACACTCTGGGCAGGGCTTTGCAATTCCCCTCCGGAAACCaaggttacatatgtaacccgGGACGTTCTTCATACAGACTCTGAATGAAGACAAAGACTTTAGACAATACACTCATATTACTAAAATAGCCCCACCTGCTAAATAAAAGAGCCAGTTCCTAATATTAAAAGTTACTGTATTACATCAGCTGCactggtgatttcaaatataaaatttaatcaTAAGCTTGGTGAACTGgtgagaatttgatgtttctcCTTTCAAAGAAAGGAGTTTTACTTGCATGACTGAAATAGCTGCCCAAGCAGCATGGCCGCCaggtgaaatgacttgccttgaAGGCACTTTAATGAAGATAAGGAGCAGCGACTGTGCAGCGTATTGTGTTGCCAGAATTCGGTAATTCAGAGGGGAGGGAAAACTTCCATGTCACAGAGTGCATTCATGTACTTCATCCGTCCACATCTGAGCACATGCACACAAAGCGGTAACAATGCAACTAAGGTGTTTACATGCTGTGATAAAAAATCAGCATACACCAAATGGTTACTATGACTATGAACTTACacaattaaataacatttttcaaaccAGCAACAAAATCTTACACAAACTGTAAATGTTGTTTACACTTAGATACATCCATAGATATGTATCAAAGCCACTGGAAGGCAAGCCTTCAACTTTTAGCCAAAAAGTGCAACGACTAATTCTAACGCTGCCACTTTGGCTGGTAGACAAGGaaggagaccagaggctgtttttttaatgaatgtctGTGGAGGAGAGGCTTCACTaaactgaataaacagcttttgtgAAGAAACAGCTTAATTTAATGAACCTACAGTCTATTGGCTAATCTTCAATTTGTTTGCCATTAAACAATAGTTTTGGATTTAACTACTTATTAgaatttacacagaaaaaaaatgttttttcataaaAGAAGTCACTGACTTCTTTCAACAGATAGGATTTAGTTTTTAAAGCACTTTTCAGTCATTTCTATAGTATCAGTAAATGGTGACCAGATGGTCATCATTGCCACCCAGATCTAATCCATATCAAGAACAGACGGTGGATCAtcacctagagatgacctctacagcccttAATTTCAGTGGAGACCATGTCAACTAGATAAGCCCTAGAGACAGATCCCTGCAAAGACCTTGTCAACTAAGATGACCATCGGGACAAGACCACAGGAACCAGACGAATCCTCTGCACAATCTAACTTGTGCTGCATCTGTATTGTAtgaagtgctatataaataaaggtgacttgacttaatTGGCTGTCGCACAACTAAAATTCAGTGGTGTCAAGGCATGTAAAATGATTGCTTATCAAGgcacacgtgatccaagttgaCTGTTATGCCTTCTCCAATGGTAAGTACTACAGACCCTTTTATCTCCCCCCTCAATAATAAATCTCTGATTTACAACACGTTTATGCATctgacgaaaaaaaaaaaaaagtgttaaactCCATGAACAAACCCAACTTTAAAGTGAATCACTAcattacaaacttttatttgaagcaaaaacatttttgaaaaccaGACAAAAAGACACAAGTAAAAGACTGTTTACTTAACAGCtttataaagagaaaaaaaactgcaacCACACACACTGTGCAACTAAATCTTTGCAAATAACAAAATGGATAAACACAAAATCATAAATTTAAAGctgttgaataaaaaaaaaaaaaaacaacaacagcgcAACAACACTGACTTGATTATGTCATATGTGGTAAATCACTGGTTGCTGGTTGTTCCCTGCAAGCTCTTTTGGCTCAATTTACTCACCAGTactctctgattggtggaattttatgtacattttcatgtGTGATATAGTTTTTCACcataaattcagcttttaaacacagctattttaattataaaaatatcatgGTAATTTGAATGTACCATCTTGGTGCATCTAAAGTCTTTCATTCAGCTCAGTTCTGATTAACCTTTCTcaactaaaagtaaaacaagCAAACTAactacatatacaaatacaaagtaactggttgtgaaaaaaaagtaaggGACGTTGAAACATTTGAAACCCTGACTCATTTGCAAATCTGAACATTAACATGAACAGTGTAAACACATCTTAACTATGAAGATTATTTTTGACCGGTGTTTAAATTTTCTGGCTGCAGGACAGGTAACATTTCCCACAACATTGAAATTACACTTCAAGACAGTAAAAGCCAGACTGACACTTCACTCACAagcatatattacatatatatatatatttgtacgcATCCTCAAGCCTCGTAGGTATAATTATCTGCTGTAGTTCTGAACATGTTTCCATTTAGTGAAAGGACTTAAAAGTAAATCACAACTGCCACTGGAGATGGGTAAAATGGATTAGTCTCTCTGCTCAAATAGAGCTTGTTCACAAAGCAGGATGCTCAATAAAAGCAGACACAGCCCAGTGGAATATCGAACACCTGGAATGAGATTGGAACAGTGTGGATGTGGATGAAAATGTGACCGTGTGAAGCAGTACTGCCCCCTACTGTTTCTGTCATCACAACAGAACCCGGCAACAACATTCAATTAAATTGAAGATGAGGTTGGAATAAAGAAAGGTCTTTGGAGAGGAATGTAATGAGCACAAGGAtgggaaatataattttttttttttttttgtttgtttgtttgtctggaATTTACCACGAAActcagcaggaaaaaaaaaacataaagaatcaatacaaaatgtataaatttctcacacaaacagattcataaatggcattttagtcatTACAAAACCATAGCTGTGGAAAGAATCGATTTCAAAGCTTAAGATATCTTcttattttttgttagtttaGAAGGCTGCACACTCCCACAAATTTCAGGACAATTCTTACAAAACCTGTCAAAAACAAGCCCAATCATTtcacttcacacacacatacaaacacacaaacacacaactagaataaaataaagtaaaacaatgcctattaagatttaaaatgaaaaattttccAATATCATAACTACCATATTGTACATGCTTATAGTATGTTGTAGTTAACTCGTTCTAAAAACATCACTTAAGAactcataaatatatatatatatatatatatatatattttttttttttttcccaagtactttgaataaatgttttttgctaAAACGCAGTATTACAATAATGAAAATCTAATGAGAAATATCAAAAACAATGAGAATTACAAGTAAACTTAAAAGTGAATACCCAGGCATTTTACAGGAACAACAATGTCACAGTGCAGCTACAAATAgaactaatttaaatattaatttgcaaattaaaatgtattttattaatgttttagctTGTGGTGTGAAGTCAAGGTTTACAGAAGGCCTTTTTTTTATCTAACtgatatatatagtttttgaaGCGGCCACTGGAAGGCCATACCAAATCATTTAAGAATGCTGCATGATAAATATCTAGTCTCGGTTCCTTATGATCAAGTCTCAGAAATGCATTGCAACCTGGTGAGGGTGAGAAGCTAAATTTACACTCAACCAGTGTGTTTAGGAAAACAGTTTTGGCACAGGTGGCTACGAGACAATACCTCCGCACTGTGACGCTTGGGAGTGTACAGGTAATGAAATGGCCTGCTTATTTAACATGCAGATTTATGCATGCTGTAATTAATTTGCCATTACTCCTTGATTGATGTCCCTGTGTGTTTTGAAGCAGACATCAGGCTGTAATTACTCCGCATGTTGTGCTCCCTCCATTGTTTCGTTACAATAAACAGATGCTAATTTTACCACAGCAAACAAGTAATTGTCCTGCTCAATAATTGAGTAAAACAGTGACCGTCTGCCATTTGCTCGGAGAGCATTCAAACTCGCACTTTATTTGTCGGTTTCATTTAACTTCACTAAAAACTTCCATTCAAAGGTAAGACATCTAGTCTCAACAGAAGGTAATACTATGCATCACAATGAGTGTGGAAGTGCTTTCAGTCTCTTTCTTTAGAAGACAAAACCACTATACTTTTCTCATCCGTTTCTTTGGCCGCTGAGTGAAAGGCGAGGTGCCCATGAGAGAATCTGGTGAATGGGACATGTAACTTCCTTCTGAACCACCAGGAGATGTAGGAATGCCAGCCTCACTCATGGTGGACATGGGGCCTTCTTCAAAGACGTCGCTGCCCAGAACTCCATGACCTGAAACCTGGCCCTCCTCACTGTCCTGAGGTTCCATCTTTACCTGGGCTAAATGCCACAAGGGGGAGCCATTCCCTGCTGCTCCTATtgtagacaaaaataaaataataataataataataataataataataataatatatatatatatatatatataatacagtttCTGAATTATGGTTGTCTTCAGTTCTGGCCATTATGCAAATCCTAGCTCTTTACCTTAATGAACAAGCACAGCCGACCACTTCAAATGAAACAGACTGGCTGTATTATACTTTTGTTCAAGCAAAATATCATAATGGTGATTGTTAAATCTgcatgtttgctgttgttttatgAACATCACCAATTTTATATCAAAGCAGATTAGAAAGATTAACTAAAACACTGGGCAGAAAATGCATCAGTTTAAGAGAAAAGCTGACTGAGGGATTGAAACTGTTGACACCTAGCAACCCCAAGCATGACAGCTTGTTACTAATCCAAGATATCACAAATGTAGTGTAAATATGTAAGTAATATCATGTAAAGCAAATATCACAGACAATTATGCTTAAACAAGAGAAGCAGAATCatgattaaaatacaatttattatgcAGCCCTAGAATGGATTACTTGTACAGGGTGCAATGTTAGTGCAATGTGAATCAGtttttaataatctttgttaacattcgttaataaaaatagacctgttcattgttagttaattaatggaccatttaataatttaataataataataataataacggaTACACTTTTAATACTATATTAGTAAATACTGGAATTAACTTTAACTAAGATAAACAAATgctttttaagtatttaaatatttcattgttcatgttaatgtAGTTGACTAAAGTTAACATATAGAACCTTACTGTAAAAGGatcctgtatttttattttatgataatgacattaaaaaacgAATACTAGCCTAACTAACGCAAGTAAAAAGATCTAAAGCAATTATGAAAGACAATTAAACAtttagaaagaaaatgaaaataaagaaacaaatgataaaaaagaacaaataaaaaaaacagaataaagataCAAAAGAAAAAGCCCTTAAAAGTATAATCAAAAGTCAATTAAAACACTACATAGTCTTCACTGTATTAATTAAACACTGATTCTTTTTCAATCAGtagttttgtcctttttttcatttgctgtcactttaagacctAATGCACAGATCcaatttattaataatcatcAATATTGTTGCCTTCACTTAAGACAACCAACCGTCTTTCGACGTGATtgaatagtacgtagtgtcgtgaacgtgcatcccagagcctgtgctacacaagcttttgtgcttctTCACAAGTGACATGAAAGACTGAAGACATGAaaatcctggatgacaagggggtgagtaaattatttgtgaattgttgttctggaagtggacttctttaaatgaGTCTAGTCAAGGATAAACACAATAAATTGAAGCTCAATATACTGTAGACAGGAATATCATTAAAGAGTGACACACTGGTAATAATGAGAAGGCCTGCAGCGGACTGCTGCATGCTAGttgcaaaaacataatttaattattattcaggAACTACATtaggaaagggaaaaaaaactactttcaTATGCAAATTTGAGATGATGGCTTTATGCTTTAGCCCAAAATAACTCTGTATGTCTATGCACTGAACACAGTTACCGCTGATCATTAATAAGTAGAATGCAGACATTGCAGACAGCATGCTGTGCTTATACGGTAaacttttgggggaaaaaaaatgttttgtcttAACTCCTCACCAAAACAGCTACTTGTGTAACAAATTCACTGCCTTTAACAGTAAATTTCAAAAACAATCACTGTCGGACATCAAATTGCGTGCAGTGAGCGATGTTTCTGTTATTATGCAGAATTCACATGTTGATTTAGGAGGAGTTGTGAACAGatcaaagaacaaaattttTCTAAAGTCTGTTGTTGATTCTTTATGGTGTGCTGCTCATTCCCGAGTGTCTGGCAGAACAGACAGATGACCACTTTAAAAAAGGCTGCAGTAGAAAAAAGGCATAACTCACAGCTGTATGCCTTGTGTTTGATGTTTTGCATTCAATAATTCTCATCGAAAAGTTAAGAAGTTGCAAGTACAGAGCAAGGGTGTGAGTTCAAACACCCTTGTTGTCTTGAAACTTATTATTTTGTGATCTAcagtacattgtaaaaaaacagtttgttgagtcaacttaaaataatttgttacctggctgccttaaaattttaagttgagtcaactcaaaaaaagtttattcagcttgaaatgttaaattatactaagtgacagcttagatatttgagttgattcaacttcaaattttaaggcagctgggttacttacccatctgttaagtttagcaaacacaaatatctaagttgttacttagtacaacttaacatttcaagttgactaaacttatttgagttgactcaacttaaaattttaaagctgactcaacaaattgtgttttttattttttacagtgtagtctcAAAAATTTAGAATGAGGTTTTTCAAACTGGTGCCTCCATGAGGCCACAAGTAAAAtttggtagaaaaaaaaaaaaataatgcaataaataaataaataaacatataccGGGACCAGTTGTTACTATTAACTTCTTGGTTATTATTgatagcatattggctgtttatttgtACTTATGATGCACATATCAGTCTTATTCTGCATCATTATGCTGCATtctgaccatattctacattcaTTAATCCCACCCAATAAACGTAACAACTACCTAAAcataacaactaccttactaactgttATTTATGAGTTTACCAAGGCAAAAGTCACAAtaaatagttagttaatagtaagaactgagtccctaaactaaagtgtgcccaaaatatatataatgcaaataatgaaattactgtgaaaatttaatttataaattataaataaaatgtttctattcaAGTTTATATTACTAACTTGACTGAAAATTTTGTTCAGATAATATTataatcattttgactttaataagatctaaatataaacaatacaaaaatacatacactcaagtcaattatttaatttttatgttgtCAATGTTATttatggttacactttattttaaggccAATTTCTtgctattaataaaccattacttatgacttttgcctcagtgaactactaatttgctgcatactaatagttagtaaggtagttgttaataTTAGGTAttaggtaggattagggatgtagcatatggtcatgcagaatacaTACTGTACTTCagaagtactaataaacagccaataggttaataataggcatgctaataagcaactagttaatagtgagaactggtccctaaactaaagtgttaccttatTTATATTATGATGTTTACTATTTTTCCCTCACTCTGTATAAATAGGTCTTTTCTTGAGAGCTACTTGGCTATTTCCCCCTCCTTTTTTGGATATTGATGAGAATCGATCTATACTGAAATGGACAACTTTATTTCAAGTATGTCTGCTACTCATCTCATAAAGTTAGAGTTATTAGTTATCCTAATAacaattcttcttcttattattattattataagaattaaacaaataaatgaatgaattgcatattatgttttaaattacttttcttttgaacatttCAGCTTGATTGAGAACTAATAAGGATCCTTCAGAACTGAATGAGGTACCTGATGTGTGAGGGGAATGTCCTTCCTCCAATCCTCCAGCCAGTCTTTCATTGGATGAGCCCAGCACATCAATGGGAAGGGCCTGGTCACCTGATGCCAGAGCCGCTTCTGGCTCCTCGCTCAAAGGGAACGGAATGCCACTCCCCGGTTCCTCTTTAACCTTCAAGGGTTTGGAATCCTCCAAAGCCTTTTCTGGATTCACAAGTCTCTCATACTCTTCAGAGAGCTCCTTACTGACCTACGGACAAAGATGACACTAGTCAGTCAATGCCAAAGCAATCACAATGTAAAACAAAAGCTACACATACAGTTCTGTGGGTATTGAAGCTGGCATAACATTGGAGATATCTCACCTGCAGCATGTAGCTGTGGTAATCTTTAATGCGGACCTGCCAGAAGCGCTGCAGAGCTAGGACACTGCCAATGCCCACCTCGTGGAATACCTGTTCCACCACATCAGGGAAGGGTGTAGAGCCCTGGCAGGCCTCCCTGTCAACAGCTACTCGCAGCAATTTGGTGATCCGCAAGTAATGTTCGTGGACCAGGTCGGTCAAAGTCTCCAGAACACTCTCATTTGCAGACTCAAATCCAACATGAGCGAGCACCGTGGCGACTGACTGGTAAAGAAGCTGACGGCAGGATGGCCAACTCAACTCAGTGACTGGCTCACCTTTACCTCTAAAAGGAAAGagatgaaaagaaattaaaaatacatatattaatcacAAGTATGGACTTGTCTTCATAAACTCAAAAGAGGATGCAAAGGCATTGTGGCTTACCAATAgtatatgtttctttttttatgtttttttttttacctttttttttaataatatgatgGTTTCTAGAAAACAGATTCATCAAGGCAAGTTTGAGGTTAATATACGCCTTACAGACAAAAAGACAATGGCCAATTATATATAAGGGTGTGAAaaccaaaaaaggaaaaaaaatctattttaaaacatttaacatgttCTAAGAAATGTACTTTGTATTGTACTCAAaaaatctgtctctctctctctctctctctctatatatatatatatatagagagagagagagagagagagagagagagagagagagagagagaggctgcTATGATGCTTCAGATcgttcatttaaaaatttaatttaggcttttattcacatacaaacattaatcaacacacacatcagataAGGCAAAAGGAAGCTCAAGCATGCTTGCTTGACGAGTGATAACTAATGAACTTCATTCTCGTGTATTCATTCTTGTGTTTTATGCAGCATGTTTGAGCTTTCATAAGAACCAATGAGGTTTGTTATCACACGTTAAGCAAGTATGGTGTTCTTACCATGGTATTCTTAGCCTAGAAGAGGTGGATTAAAGTCACTGTATGTATAATTGgaatttttatgtgtttttgaataaatgaatagataAGACAAACAATGACTGacatacatacagttgaggtcaaaagtgtacatacaccttgcaaaatatgcaaaatgttaattattttaccaaactaAGAGGGATGCTcttaaaatgcatgctatttttttatttagtgctgacctaaataagatatttcacataacagacgtttacatgtagtcaggagaaaataaatttataaaaatgacccattcaaaagtttacatatgcttgattcttaatactgtgttgttacatgaatgatccacagctctgtttttttgtttttttgtttgttcatttgtacatgaatgatccacagctctgtttttttgttaagtgatagtggttcatgagtccctagtttatcctgaacagttaaactgtccgctgttcttcagaaaaatccttaaggtcccacaaattctttttgtttttttagtattttttagtatattagtaactttttttttttttttccccattttcatttagcactgcccttcagaagctacagaagatacttacatgtttacatttcccagaaaacaaaataaattacatttaccctgaacttcaattttcaaaagttttcaccccctggcttttaatgcattgtgtttccttctgaagcaccaGTGAGCATTTgatccttctgtaatagttgcatatgagtccttcagttgtctttagtgtgaaaagatggatctcaaaatcatacagtcattgttggaaagggttcaaatacacaaaagatgctggaaaaccaaagaatttgtgggacctaaaggatttttctgaacagcagtggacagtttaactgttctggaccaacaagggactcatgaacaactatcactaaaaaaaagaaaaaaaacaactgtggatcattcaggtaacaacacagtactatattaagaatgaagtgtatgtaatcttttaaacaaggtcatttttacaaattcagatatt
Above is a genomic segment from Labeo rohita strain BAU-BD-2019 chromosome 17, IGBB_LRoh.1.0, whole genome shotgun sequence containing:
- the supt7l gene encoding STAGA complex 65 subunit gamma translates to MMRYWGELPVASAPSGRSSFDLLQREFRQVEMQDPPLHQPSAQRPRPTTMLDIPSEPCSLTIHTVQLSQHARRLRGLIAAAQQGQQPLSTLLDAQGAFKPEDGEALPPRPATPTVPDDLLPMDSKAPRQPFQLRHSDPESDFYKGKGEPVTELSWPSCRQLLYQSVATVLAHVGFESANESVLETLTDLVHEHYLRITKLLRVAVDREACQGSTPFPDVVEQVFHEVGIGSVLALQRFWQVRIKDYHSYMLQVSKELSEEYERLVNPEKALEDSKPLKVKEEPGSGIPFPLSEEPEAALASGDQALPIDVLGSSNERLAGGLEEGHSPHTSGAAGNGSPLWHLAQVKMEPQDSEEGQVSGHGVLGSDVFEEGPMSTMSEAGIPTSPGGSEGSYMSHSPDSLMGTSPFTQRPKKRMRKV